One window from the genome of Clostridiales bacterium encodes:
- a CDS encoding DUF4011 domain-containing protein — protein sequence MEREKLDKWAELLLDTGKRNNLVNFKNTKASTVDIVVPNIVELLKRAEKYGVLEVYDPKLEGDEEIEQEDDEVKRISQAEYVAAYKPKLKSNQVLLYNFSGKPLTALNNVGKRARSAVEETGVNIAYIAMGFIEWKENDTDKAFLHAPLILMPITVVHESTIDPYRIIVSPDECIINPTFSYKLLNEQGIHLPEFDDDIDAFLSAVQADVDKLGWYVTRECKIGIFSFQKINMYRDLKDNGDIIVANPSVQIALGEVEPGSFPPPQVGEVNFNVVDADSSQLEAIALAESGASFVLQGPPGTGKSQTITNIIAEVLSNGKKVLFVSEKLAALNVVYDKLKKAGLADFCLELHSHKANKKIIIDELCRTLKANKSALSERAAREVEIKQATAMKLDGYVDELHAVRPIIGKSLYALYETYAAYRKEPDAVYAISDISSKTEEYLHDAESLLSRYVSYIESIGDDYRDNVWYGYQKPAPSFEDELKLTQSLKAAEKFNAGLTSLAAELNDQTSIVIDNAELFSAAVAFFEIAGKSEFLSPEVYSADASNVRLKAEQLFELARIIVDYKDKIDAAYTAEVYKLDGAAAHRTLVRDYSGFFKRMFGKEYKRLVKLDLRACAKDGKTPNYKKAVASYEALSVYQAKRAEFDRLTDEIKPYISGGYNDTDTDFAALVAELKALENAVKTGVDLSVLTKKTPAEYTAVKTVFVDISAQYKSLASQYESGTREAESCFGRDKFDFNRESLNLVGLKISGCIDGVDKLGNYCAFCALLSEAEKAGLKSFIDYSIEEGYGIDHTVGAYKKLFYRQWIDAVLRQSPLLSELGRLPHDEAVKLFVQKDELDFEINKAKLKAVLSEKRPALDMVARGSAVSVLLREGEKKRKQKGVRQLLSEIRDLALTLKPCFLMSPLSVSTYLDSDIQFDTIVFDEASQIFPQDAIGAVYRAKQLIVVGDSKQMPPTNFFNSVVETDDEEEDIGEFESILDICSTALPQCRLKWHYRSRYEELIAFSNRNFYDGELVTFPSAYGDKSGVGVDYCFVGNGIFDRKTKTNLEEAKAVVDLVFDNFEKFPERSVGVVAFSVAQQDLIDKLIAKRRRADQSKEKFFRSDLAEPFFVKNLETVQGDERDTIIFSVAYGKGSDGKFLHNFGPLNREGGERRLNVAVTRAKFNVKLVTGLSANDIDLKRTQSAGARLLREYIDYAERGAKVYAKQSGADNATAELFDEFEFEREVCEFLESKGYRVDTRVGCSAFKIDIAVKLPQSDDYVLAIECDGDSYRSANGTRDRDRLRTQVLERMGWKFYRLWSTDWFGNKRVEKDRLLTAIEQAKRGKSEDKDETDSDEIKSFAEEMPQKKFKLPTYHKVDEREEAKKARGSYLTLVRGILEKEAPLAEEWLLKRTLFAFGRDKMTDAVKRDYRAVMWGCARLGIVRRNGYLYIEGRETPMLRLPDGDTTREIKYICLEELANGILAVLKQNVTVNRLGLYRLLAERLGASRLTDAITERLDAALRTLTDKINIDGETLSLK from the coding sequence ATGGAAAGAGAAAAGCTGGATAAATGGGCGGAGTTATTGCTCGACACGGGCAAGCGCAATAATCTCGTCAACTTCAAAAACACCAAGGCGTCTACGGTGGATATTGTCGTGCCGAATATCGTCGAGCTGTTAAAGCGTGCCGAAAAATACGGCGTGCTCGAAGTATACGATCCCAAGCTGGAAGGCGACGAGGAGATAGAGCAAGAGGACGACGAGGTCAAGCGCATATCGCAAGCCGAGTATGTTGCCGCATATAAGCCCAAGCTAAAAAGCAATCAGGTGCTTTTGTACAACTTTTCTGGCAAGCCGCTTACCGCGCTCAATAACGTGGGCAAGCGCGCGCGTTCGGCTGTCGAGGAAACGGGCGTAAACATAGCGTATATCGCCATGGGCTTTATCGAGTGGAAGGAGAACGATACCGATAAAGCATTTCTTCACGCGCCGCTTATACTTATGCCTATCACCGTTGTTCACGAATCGACTATCGATCCGTACCGCATAATCGTGAGCCCTGACGAGTGCATAATAAACCCCACTTTCAGTTACAAGCTGCTTAACGAACAGGGTATTCACTTGCCCGAGTTCGACGACGATATAGACGCGTTCCTATCCGCCGTTCAAGCCGACGTGGATAAGCTCGGTTGGTACGTTACGCGCGAATGCAAGATAGGCATTTTCTCGTTCCAAAAGATTAATATGTACCGCGACCTCAAAGACAACGGCGATATTATCGTCGCCAACCCGTCGGTGCAGATCGCGCTCGGCGAGGTCGAGCCCGGGAGCTTTCCGCCGCCGCAAGTGGGCGAGGTCAACTTTAACGTAGTCGACGCCGATTCCAGCCAGCTTGAAGCGATCGCGCTCGCCGAGTCCGGCGCAAGCTTCGTTCTTCAAGGCCCGCCTGGAACGGGCAAGAGCCAAACGATAACCAACATTATCGCCGAGGTTTTGTCCAACGGGAAAAAGGTTCTGTTCGTGTCCGAAAAGCTTGCCGCGCTCAACGTGGTTTACGACAAGCTGAAAAAGGCTGGCTTAGCCGATTTCTGCTTGGAGCTTCACAGCCACAAGGCGAACAAAAAGATCATAATAGATGAGCTGTGTCGCACGCTTAAAGCGAACAAGAGCGCACTGTCTGAGCGCGCCGCGCGCGAGGTGGAGATCAAGCAAGCTACGGCGATGAAGCTGGACGGATACGTAGATGAGCTTCATGCCGTGCGCCCGATCATCGGCAAGAGCCTTTACGCGCTGTACGAAACGTACGCCGCGTACCGCAAAGAGCCCGACGCCGTGTACGCCATAAGCGATATTTCGAGCAAGACGGAAGAATACCTGCATGACGCGGAAAGCTTACTGTCGCGCTACGTTTCGTATATAGAGAGCATAGGCGACGACTACCGCGACAACGTTTGGTACGGCTACCAAAAGCCCGCGCCGTCGTTCGAGGACGAGCTCAAACTTACGCAAAGCCTTAAAGCCGCGGAAAAGTTCAACGCGGGGCTTACCTCGCTCGCCGCGGAGCTTAACGATCAAACGAGTATAGTCATAGACAACGCCGAACTGTTTTCGGCGGCGGTCGCGTTTTTCGAGATCGCGGGCAAGAGCGAATTTTTGTCGCCCGAGGTTTACTCGGCGGATGCGTCTAATGTTCGGCTTAAAGCGGAGCAGCTGTTCGAGCTCGCGCGCATTATAGTTGATTACAAGGATAAGATCGACGCGGCGTACACCGCCGAGGTTTACAAGCTGGACGGCGCGGCGGCGCATAGAACGCTCGTTCGCGATTATTCGGGCTTTTTCAAACGGATGTTCGGCAAGGAGTACAAGCGGCTCGTCAAGCTCGATCTTCGCGCTTGCGCTAAGGACGGCAAAACGCCTAACTACAAAAAGGCGGTCGCGTCGTACGAGGCGTTGTCCGTTTATCAGGCTAAGCGCGCCGAGTTCGACCGCTTGACGGACGAGATAAAGCCGTACATAAGTGGCGGCTACAACGATACCGATACCGATTTCGCGGCGCTCGTCGCAGAGCTTAAAGCGCTCGAAAATGCCGTAAAGACGGGCGTCGATTTGAGCGTGCTTACCAAAAAAACGCCCGCCGAGTATACCGCGGTCAAAACAGTGTTCGTAGATATTTCGGCGCAGTATAAAAGCCTTGCTTCGCAGTACGAGAGCGGCACGCGTGAGGCGGAAAGCTGCTTCGGCCGCGATAAGTTCGATTTCAACCGCGAGAGCCTTAATCTGGTCGGGCTTAAAATTTCGGGCTGTATCGACGGCGTCGACAAGCTCGGCAATTACTGCGCGTTCTGCGCGCTGTTGAGCGAAGCCGAAAAGGCGGGGCTCAAATCGTTTATCGATTATTCTATCGAGGAAGGGTACGGGATCGACCACACCGTCGGCGCGTACAAAAAGCTTTTCTACCGTCAGTGGATAGACGCGGTGCTTCGTCAGTCGCCGCTATTGTCGGAGCTCGGTCGGCTTCCGCACGACGAAGCGGTCAAGCTGTTTGTGCAAAAAGACGAGCTCGATTTCGAGATCAACAAGGCTAAGCTAAAAGCGGTGCTTTCGGAAAAACGCCCCGCGCTCGACATGGTGGCGCGCGGAAGCGCGGTGTCGGTGCTTCTCCGCGAGGGCGAGAAGAAGCGTAAGCAAAAGGGTGTAAGACAGCTTCTGTCTGAAATACGCGATCTTGCGCTCACGCTCAAACCTTGCTTTTTAATGTCACCGCTCAGCGTCAGCACCTACCTCGACAGCGATATTCAGTTCGATACGATAGTGTTCGACGAGGCGTCGCAGATCTTCCCGCAGGACGCGATCGGCGCAGTGTATCGCGCTAAACAGCTTATAGTCGTAGGCGACAGCAAGCAAATGCCGCCCACTAATTTCTTCAACTCAGTGGTGGAAACGGACGACGAGGAAGAAGACATAGGCGAGTTCGAGAGCATTCTCGACATCTGCTCGACGGCGCTTCCGCAGTGCCGACTTAAATGGCATTATCGCAGTCGGTACGAGGAGCTGATTGCGTTCAGCAACCGCAATTTCTATGACGGCGAGCTCGTGACCTTCCCGTCGGCGTACGGCGACAAGTCGGGCGTGGGCGTTGATTACTGCTTCGTCGGGAACGGCATTTTCGACCGCAAGACCAAGACCAACCTCGAAGAAGCGAAGGCGGTCGTAGACCTGGTGTTCGACAACTTCGAGAAGTTCCCCGAGCGCAGCGTGGGCGTAGTGGCTTTCAGCGTGGCGCAGCAGGACCTTATAGATAAGCTTATAGCTAAGCGTCGGCGCGCCGACCAGAGCAAAGAAAAGTTTTTTAGAAGCGACCTTGCCGAGCCGTTCTTTGTCAAGAATCTCGAAACGGTGCAGGGCGACGAGCGCGACACTATCATATTCAGCGTGGCGTACGGAAAAGGCAGCGACGGGAAGTTCTTGCATAACTTCGGTCCGCTCAATCGCGAGGGCGGCGAGCGCAGGCTTAACGTTGCCGTCACTCGCGCAAAGTTCAACGTTAAACTCGTGACGGGACTCAGCGCAAACGATATCGACCTTAAACGTACGCAGTCGGCTGGCGCGCGGCTACTCCGCGAATATATAGACTACGCCGAGCGCGGCGCAAAGGTTTACGCTAAGCAGTCTGGCGCCGATAACGCAACCGCCGAGCTTTTCGACGAGTTCGAGTTCGAACGCGAGGTGTGCGAGTTTTTGGAGAGTAAGGGCTATCGCGTGGATACGCGCGTAGGGTGCTCGGCGTTCAAGATCGATATTGCCGTCAAGCTGCCGCAGTCCGACGATTACGTTCTCGCGATCGAGTGCGACGGCGACAGCTATCGCAGCGCCAACGGCACGCGCGACCGCGACAGGCTGCGCACTCAGGTCCTCGAACGCATGGGCTGGAAGTTCTATCGGCTTTGGTCAACCGACTGGTTTGGCAATAAGCGCGTGGAAAAGGATAGACTTCTCACGGCGATCGAACAGGCTAAGCGCGGTAAGAGCGAGGATAAGGACGAGACGGACAGCGACGAAATAAAGTCGTTCGCCGAGGAAATGCCGCAAAAGAAGTTTAAGCTTCCCACTTATCACAAGGTAGACGAGCGCGAGGAAGCTAAAAAAGCGCGCGGCAGTTATCTCACTTTGGTAAGAGGCATACTCGAAAAGGAAGCGCCGCTCGCCGAAGAATGGTTGTTAAAGCGCACGCTGTTCGCGTTCGGGCGCGACAAGATGACCGACGCGGTCAAACGCGACTACCGCGCCGTAATGTGGGGGTGCGCAAGGCTCGGCATAGTGCGCCGTAACGGATACTTGTATATCGAGGGCAGGGAAACGCCAATGCTGCGCCTGCCCGACGGCGATACCACTCGCGAAATCAAGTATATATGTTTAGAGGAGCTTGCGAACGGTATACTCGCAGTATTGAAGCAAAACGTGACCGTCAACCGTTTGGGGCTTTACAGACTGCTCGCCGAGCGCTTGGGTGCGTCACGCCTTACCGACGCGATAACCGAGCGGCTGGACGCGGCGCTTAGAACGCTGACAGATAAGATCAATATCGACGGCGAAACGCTGTCGCTTAAATAA
- a CDS encoding NUDIX domain-containing protein — MEFDKNDCCFVRDGNRFRYRAGAIIVENGCLLLVTNDASDYYYSVGGGVHIGETSADAVVREVKEETGVDYEIDRLAVVHENFFCTDSGVNKGLIRHELSLFYLMKPRGTQEIHSDSYCPDGKEFLEWVPFNKLDKVRFYPEFLREFLKDGKLCMPDGVVRKVTNDL; from the coding sequence ATGGAATTTGACAAAAACGATTGTTGTTTCGTGCGCGACGGAAATAGGTTCCGCTACCGCGCGGGCGCGATCATCGTCGAGAACGGGTGTTTGCTTCTCGTCACCAACGATGCGAGCGATTACTATTACTCGGTGGGTGGCGGCGTGCACATCGGCGAGACATCGGCGGATGCCGTCGTTCGTGAGGTAAAAGAGGAGACGGGCGTCGATTACGAGATAGACAGGCTCGCGGTCGTGCACGAGAATTTCTTCTGCACGGACAGCGGAGTCAATAAGGGGCTTATCCGTCACGAACTGTCGCTGTTCTATTTAATGAAGCCGCGCGGCACGCAGGAGATACACTCCGACAGCTATTGTCCCGACGGTAAGGAGTTTTTGGAATGGGTGCCGTTCAATAAGCTTGATAAGGTGCGGTTCTATCCCGAGTTTTTACGGGAATTTTTAAAGGACGGCAAGCTCTGTATGCCCGACGGAGTAGTGCGAAAAGTAACGAACGACCTGTAA
- the lon gene encoding endopeptidase La: MDDKIFYNDNTEQTQLSGTGAKTYKMIAFRGKVVFPGQAVHFDFVRDKSYAAILQAVENGENVFLSAQKRATMVNPAPQDIYRVGVLASIKQVQRLPGDAMRVVFIADRRMEIDSYVSLNPYFEVTLKEYEYERDDPVYFEAVKRRLDEQFREYRRIDTKIPGDVLSSLTVDDGERFVSMIAGYIFTSDSEKQAVLQTRKLSEQYETILTALTRETEIRAMEKRISAKVRQNIDKNQREYYIREQIHVLKEELGEDADEIDELRKKLSELKPSMPEAAVEKAEKEISRLEKMSASSPEANVSRTYIELLLDMPWNTSTADDITLDHARKVLAEDHYGLEKVKNRILEYLAVYKLTHNLKSPVLCFVGPPGVGKTSIVRSIARAANKELVNMSLGGVHDEAEIRGHRRTYVAAMPGRIIDGIKRAGVNNPVFLLDEIDKMTADIHGDPASALLEVLDPSQNYNFKDNYLDMPFDLSKVMFVTTANSLDPLPPALLDRLEVIELSGYTYEEKLQIAKRYLVPKELEANGLKDIKIDISDAVIMHIISAYTRESGVRNLEREIATIMRKIALKVVEMDTAPEKVKVNKKDIAEYLGPEKYNETRLNESDEVGAATGLAWTSVGGVTLSIEASVISGGKGELKLTGSLGDVMKESCLAALSLVRSRAKEYGVQENAFTENDVHLHFPEGATPKDGPSAGITIATALMSAFSKKAVAHDVAMTGEVTLRGKVLAIGGLKEKSLAAFRAGYKRLIIPKDNVKDLADVPEEVKNNIEIIPVSTIDEVFKKVLN; this comes from the coding sequence ATGGACGATAAGATTTTTTACAATGACAACACCGAACAAACGCAGTTGAGCGGTACGGGCGCAAAGACGTACAAAATGATCGCGTTCCGCGGCAAGGTCGTATTTCCCGGTCAAGCCGTGCATTTTGATTTTGTGCGAGACAAGTCGTACGCCGCGATACTTCAAGCCGTGGAGAACGGCGAAAACGTGTTCTTGTCCGCGCAAAAGCGCGCGACAATGGTCAATCCCGCGCCGCAGGACATCTACCGCGTGGGCGTTTTGGCGTCCATAAAACAGGTTCAACGACTTCCCGGCGACGCCATGCGCGTGGTGTTCATTGCCGACCGCCGTATGGAGATCGACAGCTACGTTTCGCTCAATCCGTACTTCGAGGTAACGCTCAAAGAATATGAGTACGAGCGGGACGATCCTGTGTATTTCGAAGCGGTCAAGCGCAGGCTCGACGAGCAGTTCCGCGAATACAGGCGGATAGATACCAAGATCCCCGGCGACGTACTCAGTTCGCTCACGGTTGACGACGGCGAACGGTTCGTGTCCATGATCGCGGGGTATATCTTTACGAGCGACAGCGAGAAGCAGGCTGTACTTCAAACGCGCAAACTGTCAGAGCAGTACGAAACGATCCTTACCGCGCTCACGCGTGAAACCGAGATCCGCGCTATGGAAAAGCGCATTTCGGCTAAGGTCAGGCAGAACATAGACAAGAACCAGCGCGAGTATTATATCCGCGAGCAGATCCACGTGCTAAAAGAGGAGCTCGGCGAGGACGCGGACGAGATAGACGAGCTCAGGAAAAAGCTGAGTGAGCTCAAACCGTCCATGCCCGAAGCGGCTGTCGAGAAAGCCGAAAAGGAAATAAGTCGGCTCGAAAAAATGAGCGCGTCGTCGCCCGAAGCCAACGTTTCGCGCACGTATATAGAATTGCTTTTGGATATGCCGTGGAATACTTCCACCGCCGACGATATAACCCTCGACCATGCGCGGAAGGTGCTCGCTGAGGATCACTACGGCTTAGAAAAGGTGAAAAACCGCATACTCGAATACCTTGCCGTATACAAGCTTACGCATAATCTCAAATCGCCCGTGCTGTGCTTCGTCGGCCCGCCCGGGGTAGGTAAGACCTCGATAGTTCGCTCGATAGCGCGCGCGGCTAATAAAGAGCTTGTCAATATGTCGCTCGGCGGCGTTCACGACGAAGCGGAGATACGCGGACATCGCAGAACGTACGTTGCGGCTATGCCGGGGCGTATCATAGACGGCATAAAGCGGGCGGGCGTGAATAACCCCGTGTTCCTTCTCGACGAGATAGACAAAATGACCGCCGATATCCACGGCGATCCCGCGTCAGCGCTCTTAGAAGTTCTCGATCCCAGCCAGAACTATAACTTTAAAGATAACTACCTCGATATGCCTTTCGATCTGAGCAAGGTCATGTTCGTAACGACCGCCAACTCGCTCGATCCGCTTCCGCCCGCGCTCCTCGACCGTTTGGAGGTCATAGAGCTGTCTGGCTACACCTACGAGGAAAAACTTCAAATCGCAAAGCGTTATTTGGTTCCCAAAGAGCTCGAAGCGAACGGACTCAAAGATATAAAGATCGATATAAGCGACGCGGTGATAATGCATATCATTTCGGCGTACACGCGCGAAAGCGGCGTAAGAAACTTGGAGCGCGAGATAGCTACTATCATGCGCAAGATAGCGCTCAAAGTAGTCGAAATGGACACTGCGCCCGAAAAGGTCAAGGTCAATAAAAAGGATATCGCCGAGTACCTCGGGCCCGAAAAATACAACGAGACTCGGCTTAACGAATCCGACGAGGTCGGCGCGGCTACCGGTCTTGCTTGGACGAGCGTGGGCGGCGTAACGCTGTCTATCGAAGCTTCGGTCATTTCGGGCGGGAAAGGCGAGCTCAAACTGACGGGCAGTCTCGGCGACGTTATGAAAGAATCGTGCTTGGCGGCGCTGTCGCTCGTGCGTTCGCGCGCCAAAGAGTACGGCGTGCAAGAGAACGCGTTTACCGAAAACGACGTGCACCTGCATTTCCCCGAGGGCGCAACGCCCAAGGACGGCCCGAGCGCGGGTATTACTATCGCTACCGCGCTTATGTCGGCGTTCTCCAAAAAGGCGGTCGCGCACGACGTCGCAATGACGGGCGAGGTCACGTTACGCGGCAAGGTGCTGGCGATCGGCGGGCTCAAAGAGAAATCTCTCGCCGCGTTCCGTGCGGGCTATAAACGGCTTATCATTCCCAAGGATAACGTAAAGGATTTAGCCGACGTTCCCGAGGAAGTCAAAAACAATATCGAGATCATCCCCGTATCGACGATAGACGAAGTGTTTAAAAAAGTGCTTAATTAG
- a CDS encoding YihA family ribosome biogenesis GTP-binding protein, which produces MKIKSAKFIKSCSDPKAAAEYSPQICVAGRSNCGKSTLLNMLMGAKLCKTSSTPGRTRLVNIFEVTTDSNPFYLVDLPGYGYSKAAKYEADEWNARTEGYFSSGNNIAQTLCLMDIRRDPSDLDKVLINFLRDMGLPFTVVLTKADKLSRAQAGNVKISIAAALGLARDNLIVTSGNSGQGKDKLVERLGEILSVSDEED; this is translated from the coding sequence ATGAAAATCAAGTCCGCAAAGTTCATAAAAAGCTGTTCCGACCCCAAGGCGGCGGCTGAATACTCGCCGCAAATTTGCGTGGCGGGTAGGTCGAACTGCGGAAAATCGACGCTACTGAATATGCTTATGGGGGCTAAGCTGTGTAAAACGAGCTCGACCCCCGGGCGCACAAGGCTTGTCAATATCTTCGAAGTGACGACGGACAGCAACCCGTTCTACCTCGTCGACCTTCCCGGTTACGGTTACAGCAAGGCGGCTAAGTACGAAGCGGATGAATGGAATGCCCGTACCGAGGGTTACTTTTCGAGCGGTAACAACATAGCGCAAACGCTGTGCTTAATGGATATTCGCCGCGATCCGTCGGATCTCGATAAAGTGCTCATAAACTTTCTACGCGATATGGGTTTGCCGTTCACCGTAGTGCTTACAAAAGCGGATAAGCTCAGCCGCGCGCAAGCGGGCAACGTCAAAATATCGATCGCCGCCGCGCTCGGGCTTGCTCGCGACAATCTTATCGTCACGAGCGGCAACAGCGGGCAGGGCAAGGATAAGCTCGTCGAGCGCTTGGGCGAGATATTGTCAGTATCTGACGAAGAAGATTAA
- the rsmH gene encoding 16S rRNA (cytosine(1402)-N(4))-methyltransferase RsmH: MMYHVPIMASEIVEALNVEKGKLFLDATLGGGGHTSAILKAGGSVVAIDRDDEALQYCQSYITGDITYIKGQYENAPALLRERGIEHISGAVIDCGVSSHQLDEPERGFSYMHDGALDMRMDRAQKFSAYDVVNGYTEEQLIDILRRYGEENFARRIASAIVKRRAQGDIKRTVELAELIRQSVPYRKSGHPAKKTFQAIRIEVNGELKGLYDAICGIFDMIESGGRLAVLSFHSLEDRIVKAVFKEFQTDCICPKQLPVCVCNHRAIGKTVAKLKPSEREQQENTRSTCATLRITEKL, translated from the coding sequence ATGATGTATCATGTTCCCATAATGGCGAGCGAAATCGTCGAAGCGCTTAACGTGGAAAAGGGAAAACTGTTTTTGGATGCGACGCTCGGCGGCGGTGGTCATACGAGCGCGATACTGAAAGCAGGCGGGAGCGTTGTTGCGATCGACCGCGACGACGAAGCCCTTCAATATTGCCAGTCCTATATAACGGGCGATATTACGTACATTAAAGGTCAATACGAAAATGCGCCTGCGCTACTTCGTGAGCGCGGGATAGAGCATATCTCGGGCGCGGTCATCGACTGCGGGGTGAGCTCGCACCAGTTGGACGAGCCCGAACGCGGCTTCTCGTATATGCACGACGGTGCGCTCGATATGCGCATGGATAGGGCGCAAAAGTTTTCGGCGTACGACGTAGTCAACGGATATACGGAAGAACAGCTTATCGATATCCTGCGGCGCTACGGCGAAGAAAACTTTGCTCGGCGCATAGCAAGCGCGATAGTCAAGCGCAGGGCTCAGGGCGATATAAAACGCACCGTGGAACTCGCCGAGCTGATACGGCAGTCCGTGCCGTACCGTAAGAGCGGGCACCCCGCCAAAAAGACTTTCCAGGCGATACGAATAGAAGTCAACGGCGAGCTGAAAGGACTGTACGACGCGATTTGCGGCATTTTCGATATGATAGAGAGCGGCGGACGGCTTGCCGTACTGAGCTTTCATTCGTTAGAGGATAGGATAGTCAAGGCGGTGTTCAAGGAATTCCAAACCGACTGTATCTGTCCCAAACAACTGCCGGTCTGCGTGTGCAACCACCGCGCGATAGGCAAGACGGTCGCTAAACTCAAACCGAGCGAACGCGAACAACAGGAAAATACGCGCAGCACCTGTGCAACGCTGCGCATCACGGAAAAACTTTGA
- a CDS encoding PASTA domain-containing protein, translating to MKASHSLLRKRILAAFIALVVVFIALFGRLFYIMIIDGDFLRAKASEQWYRDLPLKAQRGKMLDRNGEVLADSRDVFTLYARPNAVTDKQGAATELSSALGLDYDNILQKLNTSVGEVTIKRKIDAETAYKLRDKNISGLYYTLDTERSYPYGSSLAQILGFTNIDNVGQSGLESYYDKYLTGVDGFAYTSTDMAGREVEGSATRYLPSIPGCDLVLTIDANIQSFADSAVAAAQAEFNSKSASMIVMDVNTGGILAMAKSPSFDLNDPPRNDLDLLNELSRNTMIVDMYEPGSTFKIFTTAAALENGVVSDNDTFFCAGSRTVDGQRIRCWRSIGHGSQHLAEGVMNSCNCVFMDLAARLGTERFYAALKNFGLGQKTGVDFSGESSGMLMNEKNVKPVDLARIGFGQAVAVTPLQLITGVCSVVNGGKLYEPHLVKEVVSCDGKTVATRTPTVVRQTVSEATSVKMREYLRGVVDNGGGSRAGVAGYAIGGKTGTAQKYSGGAIAQGKYISSFIGFAPADDPQYAVLTIVDEPQGYVYYGSLVAAPYAGRVFGEIFDYADIAPTESVDIEYVPMPDVIGMTVAEAVSLLEMTGLNVETVGEGKVTAQTPVPDTKVKKGECVLIRDN from the coding sequence ATGAAAGCTTCGCATAGCCTTTTGCGGAAAAGAATACTCGCTGCGTTTATTGCGCTCGTCGTGGTGTTTATAGCGTTATTCGGCAGGCTGTTCTATATAATGATAATAGACGGCGATTTTTTGCGTGCCAAGGCGAGCGAGCAGTGGTACAGAGATTTGCCGCTTAAAGCGCAACGCGGCAAAATGCTCGACCGTAATGGCGAAGTGCTTGCCGACAGCCGCGACGTTTTCACGCTCTACGCCCGCCCGAACGCAGTGACCGACAAGCAGGGCGCGGCGACAGAGCTTTCGTCCGCACTCGGGCTCGACTACGATAATATCCTGCAAAAGCTCAATACTTCCGTCGGCGAGGTCACGATCAAGCGCAAGATCGACGCGGAAACAGCGTACAAGCTCAGGGATAAAAATATTTCGGGGCTTTATTACACGCTCGATACCGAGCGTTCGTATCCGTACGGCAGCTCGCTCGCGCAGATCCTCGGCTTTACCAATATAGACAACGTGGGACAGTCGGGCTTGGAAAGCTATTACGACAAGTATCTTACGGGTGTGGACGGGTTCGCGTACACCAGCACCGACATGGCGGGGCGCGAGGTCGAGGGTTCGGCGACGCGGTATCTTCCGTCAATTCCCGGGTGCGATCTCGTTCTTACAATAGACGCTAATATCCAGAGCTTTGCAGACAGCGCGGTAGCGGCGGCGCAAGCCGAGTTTAACAGCAAGTCGGCGTCCATGATCGTCATGGACGTGAACACGGGCGGCATACTCGCCATGGCTAAAAGCCCGTCGTTCGACCTGAACGATCCGCCGCGCAACGACCTTGATCTACTTAACGAGCTGTCGCGCAATACCATGATAGTCGATATGTATGAGCCGGGCTCGACCTTTAAGATCTTCACGACGGCGGCGGCGCTCGAAAACGGCGTTGTCAGCGATAACGACACGTTCTTTTGCGCGGGCTCGCGCACCGTCGACGGTCAGCGGATACGATGCTGGCGGTCGATAGGTCACGGCAGTCAGCACCTTGCCGAAGGTGTGATGAACTCGTGCAACTGCGTGTTCATGGACCTTGCGGCGCGTTTGGGCACCGAAAGGTTTTACGCCGCGCTCAAAAACTTCGGGCTCGGGCAAAAAACGGGCGTCGATTTTTCGGGCGAAAGCTCGGGAATGCTCATGAACGAAAAGAACGTCAAGCCCGTCGATCTTGCGCGTATCGGGTTCGGTCAGGCGGTAGCCGTCACGCCGTTACAGCTCATTACGGGCGTATGTTCGGTGGTGAACGGCGGCAAGCTGTACGAGCCGCACCTTGTAAAAGAGGTCGTTTCTTGCGACGGCAAGACCGTAGCTACCCGTACTCCCACCGTCGTGCGCCAAACGGTGAGCGAAGCGACTTCCGTTAAAATGCGCGAGTATCTGCGCGGCGTTGTAGATAACGGCGGCGGAAGCCGCGCGGGCGTTGCGGGGTACGCGATAGGCGGCAAGACGGGCACGGCGCAAAAGTATTCGGGCGGCGCGATTGCGCAGGGCAAGTATATATCGTCGTTTATAGGGTTTGCGCCCGCCGACGACCCGCAGTACGCCGTTTTGACGATAGTAGACGAGCCGCAGGGCTACGTTTATTACGGTTCGCTCGTCGCCGCGCCGTACGCGGGCAGAGTGTTCGGCGAGATTTTCGACTATGCCGATATTGCTCCTACCGAGTCCGTCGATATAGAATACGTTCCCATGCCCGACGTTATAGGAATGACAGTCGCGGAAGCGGTGAGCCTGCTCGAAATGACGGGGCTCAACGTGGAAACGGTGGGAGAAGGCAAGGTCACTGCGCAAACGCCCGTACCAGATACCAAAGTCAAGAAAGGCGAGTGCGTTCTTATAAGGGATAATTAG